The genome window AGCATTTTTTGCAAGAGTATCTTGGGGGACtctgtcaaaggccttactgaaatcaggGTATGCTATATCCACACCCTTCATCaaccaagcttgtcactccatcaaaaaaagagagagagattagtctggcataacTAGTTTTTGAGAAACTCTGTGGACTTTTactgatcacagcattcccttctaaggcTCCCTCCACGTGGGCTAATAAACAtgggctaaccacagtataaaacctgTGTTTGGGGgcgaactttgcacggatcccactcctaatgtgaGTCCGCTCCATGTTTTTctcccaaaccaggtttttcaagaatcatacTATCTGCGATTTTTTTGTTTCAGCTAAGGCTGAACGGCTGCTCCAGGAAGCCCATTACTTGACcgcgcttcccttttttttctgtcCCTGCCTCTGTGCTACATCACTACAGAGGGGCATAGGGACAGCAgaatggctgtggaggtccatgcctgccaagCTTCGTAGCTATGCAGCGGAGGGaagtggagagaaaaaaaaacatccaTGTGAAGGTGCACGCCCCAGCCAATGCGCTCGCTGACCGCAggatgcccagccatgcaaacagcacaggGCTACGACGGGTTtgtttatcccgcctgcaacctgctttacatttgctttgcagaaagggcctaagtgcttacagactatcTAATGATCTGcactagaatctttcctggtattgatgacTGGGAAGTAAttgaaacattttttccctttttgaagatgggaataatatttgctctcctccagtctgttgtgatttcttctgttctccaggaattctcgaagattattgccagtggttctgagattacttctgccaataCTTTTAATATCTTGAATGTAGCTTATCAGGCCCTGGAGACTTGAATTCATTtagagtagccaggtattccagtACTACCTCTTTATCCATTCTGTGCAGTTTCCCCTACTACATCATCTTCTCCTTTTTCCCCAGCCTaaacattgttttccttttgggaggaGACCGGGACAAAGAAGGCATTGAgaagttctgccttttttccatcccctgttagcatttcacAATCTTCTCCACACAGCGATCCTAGCATTTCTTTGTTCTTCCTTTTACTATGAATACAACCCAAAAAgcttatttaattgtttttaacttctcttgCAAGCCTGAGCTCGTTCTGtattttagcttttctgactttctctctatacatgctggctatttgtttgaattcctctttagtgaCTGCCCTCTTTCTCCACTTCTTTTAAATCTTAGCCAACTGACCAGAATCCCAACATTAATATGTATATAAAGCCATGGTAATTGAAATTACATATACCGGATGATTAAGAAAACATAAAGCCCAATATAATCTGTATGTTGGTTTACTTCAATTTTGTGCTTGTATATACACAAGCAAACCTCAACTTACAGTAAGCTTGGCAAAAACAGTACTGAAAGTACCTTTAGATTTTTGCAGCTCTTCATTAAGTATTTAACATCATATATGGATGGGAAGAAAAGGTTCAGGATATGAAAGAACTCGTGCTCTTCTTCTGGAAGCCTTGAATCTGTTAGCAGTTTCACCATATAACCAAAGTCATAGCCACTGTTGGAGAAATTGTGAAAAGAGATGTCACCCAGCAACAGTGAAGAGCTCATATTTGCTTTGACAGAATACTATATTGTATCACATTCTTCCTACTTCAACACATCCCTTACAAAATCAGAAAATAGCTACTGAAGTACAGCTGTTAGGAAACATCCTTGAAGGAGTTACAGGGAAGTAACAGAGAAATAAAGGGAAGATTAATGCCAAAATGAAAATGCTTCTAGAGTTACCAACTCTCCTCAGTTGCTATAGGAATTTGTGATGCATAGATTGGAATAAGCTAGAAAGAAGTCTGCATTCCCAAATGAAAAGACAGTACAAGAGGCAGCAGGGGTGAGTCATCAACATTATTCTACTAGGCAGCAAAAATCTATGAATTGCTGCTGGTGAAAGGTACAAACCAAGTATTCATCATTGAAAACAACTAGTAGTTTCTAGGAGATGAGGTTTTAAAAGTCTAGCATTTAAAAGTGACCAGTCAATTTACGCTCTGCCTGCCCTATATGTGCGAGTTTAACTTTAAAGCTCCTATTACTTTACTCAGATTAATTATTTGGGTTGCCCAATCATTTTTTGTCAGGCAGGTTCTTATACAATTCATACATAACAACCAAGCATTCAGCAACAAAATATTTTGCTAGCACTCAGGAATAATGGGGAAAGAGTTATTTGCTAAATTTCTGCTTGACACATTGTTGAAGAAAGCAGAAGGGCcctgcaggggaaaggaaaaaaaatactggcaACCCTGCTACAATTCTTTCTGTCGTACAATCCACAGAGCTGAAGGAACCGTATTCACAAGGTGTTATGAACATAGAATAAGTTAAAAACAAGAGACGATTTGACCAACCTGTGAAATGAAAGCCATTTTACATTGTCACAGAGCACTACACCAGAGGTCATAAGCAGCTCTGCAAAATGCAAGGTATCAATTCCCTCTTCCTCATGCTTCTGGAATTGCAGCCCGGAGCTTGCAAGAAGGTCTATAGAATCTTGAGAATACATATCTTCTCTAGGAGGAAAAGGCAAATAAGCATTAGTTGTCAGTCCTCGCTGTACCTAAATCTTCACCCTTTCCGATTTATCTTGTACTTTCATTTCATGATTCAGTATGCAAAATCATGCAATAGCCATCATGTACTTTTCACAGCATTGTAAACTATGTGGAAAGGATTAAAGTGAGCCCGTGAACATAACTGAAAGTATTAAGGCTGACTACAAAGATCTagggaggaagctgaaggaaTGAAGGCACAAGTGGTGTTCTCTTTTATCCTTCCTGTCACAGGAAGGGGAATCTGATGGGAACAGCAGATATTGGAGGTGAACTACTTGCTGCAATGGTGGTGCGGCCAGGAGCTATATGGATTCTGGGACCACAGGCTAAGTTTTCTGGATGACGACCTACTAGCACGTGACGGATTTCATCTTTCAAGGTCAGGGAAAGGTGTGTTTGACGGAAACATGGGGAGAttcatcaggagggctttaaactgacacCATTGGGGGAAAGAGATGACCAATATGGGGATTTAAATGAAGGACAGCAAACAGCTGGGTCTAAAGGGTGGGTCTAAAGGGTGCAGGGCTTCAGGTGTTTATGGGGGATATGACTTAGTAGGCATTACAGATAGACTTGGTAGGATGAGTCGCATGACTGAAATGGGGTGGTGATGGCTAGATACAAGTTGTTAAAGAAAAACTGAAAGGGGGACAGAGTGGTGCTTGTGAGAGGAGAGGGTTTGCTTGTCAGAAAATACTTGACCGTCCAGTGGAAAGTATCTGTGTGAGGAGAAGGGACGGAAGGTATTGTGGTTGAAGTCTACTACAGACCACCTGACCAGGGTGAGAAAGTAAATGCTGCCCTCCTTGAACAATTTGACAGGGTATCCAAAACAACATGACCCGGTAGTTATAGATGACTTAAACTTCCCTGATGTGTGCTGGAAGACAAACTCGGCAAAGTGTCCACAGTCACAAAAGTTCCTGATTTGTCCGGTTGATCAGTCACACAAGTTCCTGATTTGTCTCCTTCATCAAATGGTGGAGAAAGCTACAAGGGGTTTGTCCATACTTGACTTGAAGGAAATTCAACACCATACTTATTGATAGATTTTAGTAGGACAGATTTTAATAGAGGTATGACAAGAGTCCTTCCGTGGGCAAgactgctggaagggaaaggagcaagtgaagggcgggctctcctaaaacaagagctcttgtAAGCTCATGCCATTGCTATTCCAACATGGTAAGAAACGCGGTAGGAGATCCAGGAAGCCAATGGGGATGAACAGAGAACTCCATGATGAGctaaagaaggaaagggaaatgttcaagaaatggagggaTGGACATTCTTCTGAAGAAGAATATCCGTGGGTTGCTAGTCAGTATAGGCTAGCCATCAGGGAGACCAAAGCTCACAGTGAGTTGATGCTGGCCAGGAAGGCTCACTACAAcaagaaaagcttcttcagatatatgaagagcaaatgcaaaataaaagaggAAATAGGCCTACTGTTGGGTAAAAATGGAGACATTCTGACAGAGGACAGGGAGAAAGCAGAAAGGTTAAATGTTGTGGCAGCCAAGCCCCTTCAAGGGACTAGAACTAGCCCCCAGATTGCATGTTTGACAGACCAGATAGAGAGAGCTTGCTGAGCCTTTATCCTTCATCTTTCAGACCTCTTGGCAGGCGGGAGGCAAGCCAaaagactggaggagggcaaatgttatctccattttcaaaaaagggaggatgacccaggaaactacagaccattcaggaaagatactggagcagattttaaagagaTCGATATGCCAGCATCCAAATGACAATTTAATGATCTGGAGAAATCAGGACAGATTTGTCCCTGACTGATCCTGCCAACACCAACTTCGTTTCCTTTTACAATCAAGCATTGAGCAACTCGATTGAAGGAACATCATTCTGGATGTCTCTTTTTCAATGGAGGTTCAGGTTACGAATGTACTCAGAGTGgcaaaaatctaaaaaataaaggCAGGCCTTTGTGTTATTTCCAACTATACCAGCAGGGTTCAGTCTTTGCCGCATGTCCTATCAAATACATGCAGATATGCATCACACCATTACTGATGCTCCTTTCACTTATTCCCAGTTCTAACAGTCTTGTCACCAGTCCCTCTAGGAAATTAATGCAAAGGTAATCCTTAACACAATTAGAATATACTAACTCTGAACATGAACATATTTTTTTACATGTAAGAAAAGTCACCTCGATTTGAATTGGTAATAAAATATCATTGATTTGTTCCAATGTCATGTTTGCATGAGTGGAAGACActtgccccaccacacccccaatCGCAGTTCCCCACATCCCAAGGGTTTCCCAGCCATCAAGAGCAGGTCTTCTTATGGGGAGGCTGGAAGAAAAGCAACTATTACACATAACTGCTTGCAGTTCTGAGACCTGTCTAGTTTATATAGGAAGCCATCAAACTGCTAGAGTCATAGCTCTACAATATGTgcaataaattaaaatgtttcaattTTCCAGTTGCAGGATTTAATTTACATAAACATGCATATGAATGTGTGcatgcatatatacacacacacatatatgctcAAATCTGTTATTCATGacaaaaaagttaaataaatgtCTCTGTGTTGAAGTGATGTAAAGATTAACACAACTACCCTCTAGAATTACAAGAAAATCTTAATATCCCTATTTAACATATATTTGTGATTTCCCAACACTCTGTTATAGAAGACATGGCTAAATGAGAGACACCAAGTTTTCTGTAATACTTCCACACAGATAAAATTGTGTCACCATTCCAGTTGGTATGAGTATCATCCATATATATTACAGTAGTTTATTTCAATGGATCTTTATTCCATATATGTATTACATAAATGGCAGTGGATTATAGCTTAGGAAATAGGCTTATTCATTTGCTGCCATAGAAAAACAACACCTCCTAGGCAATAAGCGTCCcaattttaaagaaaagacaaGAGGCCATGGAGTTTTATTGTCCAGACTTGAGGCCAAATAATTTGGTGATCATCCTGGAACTAAAAGCAATGCTTTCACAAGGTTTTATTAAAAGACCAATTATTAACAACTTTTGAGGTTGAAGATTTAGCTTGAAGTATAATGCCTTCATGCTAACATGGGAATTTTTCTTGCTATGTTTTTATTTGATGACAGCTTTTCATAACAGAACAGAGAGATTTTTCCAACAACTTACGTAAGGTTGAATTTGAAGTTAAATTGCCAGGTGTTGATTCCAGCAGGATATTCTCCTTTCTCATTTGTGAAAGTCAGGCCCAACTGGATGATTTTCAGGAGATCAACATTACACCGGAGCAGCTGATACTGATAGTCAATGGAGCTACGAAATTCACCAATGGGTCGAACAACAACTCCAGGAAACTCTGTATCCTACATAAGAAGATGGGGAGAATTTTATTACAGTAATAACAACCAGGAAATTTTAACTAGGTAATAATACCAGGATTTGACTATTCAGTGGCCCAACTAAAATTAATCTCCAGCATTAATACAATGACTTCTCTTGTTTTCCTGTGCTCTCAGCCTTTTAAGAGATGTACTTGTTCCGTTCGGCAACAGAAAGACATTTTACCAACTATTTGTTGTTACACTTTCAGGTGGATACAGAATTGGATGGAGAACTGGATACAGAATTGGTTGGAGAACTGCAGTGGTTGGACCACTGTCTGCAAAGTATTACACAAAAGTGCTAAATCATTCAGATTTATTTTAGAAACTCTGTTTTTAGAGAAACTGAGgcagcaaacaaataaaaggaacCTGGGTTACATTTGCAGATCTGGGGCACATAGACCATCAAAGAAAATACTAAAGatgcaagaaaaatggaaagatacTCTGTTACATAGCCTCCTGGTTCATAGCTACTGACCAGCTGAGCACACACTATAACATATATAATTAGGTTCTAGATGCAGAAAAAAGGTTGAATGCTTACCATTGCAATGTAGCTGTAGCTGAGAACAATTTCTCGAATTTTCCTCATCTCTTCTTCTAGATTGTTTGCCCACACTTCACAGATCACCTGACTGTTTTCTGCAAGTGCTGCTGGCATCTTGAAAGTTCTGCACCACAATCACGATGGCAAGGATAGAAACCCCAAAATGTCACAATAAACTGCCCTAGATATAACAAAAACATATCACTTTATCACAATGTACCTATGTTTATTGCTATCAAAACCatgctatgtattgtcgaagactttcatggccagattcaactggttgtggtgggttttccgggctttgtggccgtgggctggtggatcttgttcatggactcagtgtgtaacagacttctctctgtgatacacctctgaagatgccagccacagatgcaagcaaaacattaggaacaagatccaccagaccacggccacacagtctggaaaacccaccacaaccaaaaccaTTATACTTCACAACACACTAAATGGGCACACTGATCATCTGCATTTTttcagaagtaaatcctactGTACAAAGGATTGCAGACTTAGAGATTCCTAATTAAGGACTGAAGCTTTGACTGGCACATGTGACTCTTCAGCTCCAGCTTATAGCTTCAGCAAGGATTCTCTAAATATTTCAGAGTTATATGTAGTATAGAGGGTACTTGTGAAGCACACCAGGATTTAATGGAGAAATCTCATTtttcctcccccactatttccaatCTCTTGAAAGTTTCCTCTTCGTTTCCTTTCAGAATAAATTTTTCTAAGCAAGAGTACAATAGAATTTTATTGCCAGCTAAGGTCATTAAAAAGGCCATAAAAGTCTATTCCATGGCATTAATAATGACAAGGAGGAACCCACATAGGACTTGcagaaggcatctcatttcccactctcccactgtttcctttttccatttcctgaaagcccccacttTTCTTGCCTCCTTCTAgggtcaccaacctccaggtggggcctgcagatctcctgaAATCACGATGATCTTTTAACTTCAGATCAGTTTCCTCttagttgccagctccagaatgGGAAATtacaggagatttgggggtgcagccttggGAGgccgaggtttggggagggaagcaacctcacCAGGGTATAAAgcctcagagtccaccctccagaacagCTATTTTttccaggacaactgatctctgttatccaGAGAGCAGTTGCAAttgagctgggatttgaacctgggtctcccagaccatACTCTGAAgcactaactactacaccacattggctttcatagggtggctactGTTAAACATTAGCAAGCAGCCTGGCCCAGTTGAGTCATGCTAGTTGGGTGCTATCAAATTACCCAGAGGTTGTTGTCAGGCCTAGtgatgccaatttccaggtggaagctgaagatatgctgggattacaactgaattCTAGATAGCacagatctgtccccctggagaaaatggctactttggaggatggactttatgacattatattcacctaagacagtggtggcgaacctttggcactccagatgttacggactacaattcccatcagcccctgccagcatggccaattcgccatgctggaagggggctgatgggaattgtagtccataacatctggagtgccaaaggttcgccaccacggacctaagacCTCTCCCCAGACTataaccccaaatctccaaaatttTCCAGCCTGGATCTGGAAACTGTAGCTCAGGCCTGGCCTCAATGTGTTCCACTCTGAAAGATCAAAACAGCCCTGGGAAGGATCTCACTACCTcctcttgcctgttcacagctccagtcacagGATTTAAGTGTCTTCAAATTTGGCCAGCTTTGCTATTTGTATATACATAATGATATCCAGGCAGATAATGGGATTTCCAGGATCTGCTTGGAATCAGCCCCCTTTTACAGAAAATACTGCTCAAAGACTTCCATGTCAAAAACAGACAGCCTCACATTCACAACCCCAATAACAAGATGTTTCTCCCATCCAGAACCTCGTTGCTTTTATTTCCCTCCTCTTGACCAGGCAGCTACACCTCTTTCAGGATAACCCCACAGTTTCCATGGCCAGTGTTCTTTAGCTGTTTTTCTTTGTATGTCAAAAACTCTCAATCATACAAATCTATTGCTGGGCTTCCCCCTCAATAGGTCCCACttacaatgtaaaatataaaGCATACACCGTGAACGTTACAGACATACTTGTGTTGCCTTCAGATCATAATTTGAATGCAGTTCATCGGGGCAGTGTAGTAGTTCAAATATGAACCCATACTAGATTGCAAAACTGCTTTAGTTACAGAGAAGTAGCAACAATAAGTAGGAGCCTTGCAACATCTGAAAAAGTATTTGCATTCCAGAATAAGCTTTAGTAGATGAATGCTAACATGTTCAGATACAACAAATGGATCCTCGGCATGCAGGCATTTTGGGCAGATAAGAGGGAAATAAattcattgcatctgaagaagtgggccgTAATCCACAAAAGTTTAACATGGAAGAAATGTAATGTGCCACAAAACCATTGTTATGATCCACTGAAAGCCACTattccaaccccctcccctgttAGCAGCGGATTACAGCTGGTCGTAAATCAGCCAGTCTCTCTCGCTCTACCCCTCCTCAACCCGGAACACGTCTCAGGCTCAAACACTCAGAAATGTAGAGACAGCTATGTTGCATGACATCGCCTCCTCCTCGTAAAACAGGAAGCTCTTTAAAAGCAATTTCGGAGCGCTTTTTGAAAAGCCAAGAACATTCACTCCCCCGGGCCGAGTCTGAACTCCCGCCTTTGAGACTACTGGACTGCACCATTGTCTCATACAAACAGCTGTCACTATTACCACTCTCCCACGAGACCAACCAGGCTTCAAAAACAATCAGGAAATCCGGTGTGAAAATAAAAAGACGCCCCGCCCCTAAGCGCCTCCCACCTCGCCGCCGATTTTCCCTCCCAGCCGGTAACGAAAACAGAAAATCCCAATCCAGCCCTCACCCAAGCAAGCGGCAGAAGCGACCCCCAGACCGttactcttttccttcttctggcTGAGGTCGCTCTATCCTAGCTCTTCTCCATCTCTCGGTGGTTTGGAGCACGTCCCCCACGCCTCCGTGCGCATGCGCCACACATAGCGACAACGGGAGTTCCTAGAGTGAAAACATCCGGGGGTTCTCTCTTCCCCATTCTCGACATAGCCGACAAGACGAGAATCAAAGTGGTCTGCGCATGCGTGGGGTAGGAGGTTGGACTACGTAGACTCGTGTTCTGGGACTAGTCcgtagggggaaaaaagatgttgCGCAAAGCGGGATTATGGACGCTTGGCAGTGGCGGCTTCGTTTTTCTGCTCTTTTTAGAGTTATGACTTGTCGTAGTTGTCGAGCAAGCCTCCAGAGCAAGGCTAGTGAAGTTCCGTAAAGAGGAAGGATTGTAAAGAAAACCGGATTAGTTGTAGCTGAAATGGTAGCGCCATTTCATCCTGCAGATTTACCTGGAAGTGGTTTAACGTTGAAATTATTATTTCCGACTCGTAAGGATGTCAGCTAGGGgtttggagatttgggattgCAGCCTGGGCAGGAATGGAATCTTAccagggtacaatgtcatagtttccaccttccaaagcaacagtTTTCTCCATGGAAATTGAGCTCTGTAGTcagttctgggagacctccagatcCTATCTGGAAAATTAACAACCTCATTTCCATATATAAATAGTGTCATTTCCCTCGCAGATTATAAAAGTGATTATAAAAGGATTCCAGTGGCATATAAAAGGATTCCAGTGGCATTTAAGAgactaacatttattccagcagaagCTTTTGTGATCATAGTTAATTTatagtgcaatcttatgcagttaTTCTAGTAGTCTGAGTCCATGAAttaagcttagactggagtaactttatttaggattgcactgcttaTCAGATATTTAGGAGTCTTTTCCCCCGCTCACAGGGGaagatgttaaaaaaaagatcaaTTCAAAACATGACTCAGTCCAaagaataataaattaattagcCTGTGGCTAgaacagtcaaaggtcacatgttTCTTATACAGGTAACTGATGCAATCTTGCTTAGTCATCCTCttagtcacaggtgtcaaactcgcggccctccagatgttatggactacaattcccatcatcccctgccagcatcatgctggcaggggatgatgggaactgtagtccataacatctggagagccgcgagtttgacacctatgctcttaGTCATCACTGCTGTCAGTctttcagcaggcaattaaggcaatcaagagTTTTGCCAGGCAGCTGTTATACTTTAAGCTCCTGACACTTTTCCATttttgataatatccctcttaaaatctaagttgggttacatttggacttacagatgatgatgaggaatccagttttgaaggattttaactcttgtattttagcttggttgctgattgagcttaggtttttgtacttttaaagttattgttgagaccatattgttcttgatgacccttttttccacttacagagctagtttactgtttttctttgaaatgcatattcaaaacatttaacctactgatgcctcaattaatgtaatgtcattgttatctatttttatttttgaaatttaccagtagctgttgcatttcccaccctagacttataccctagtcaataagttttcccagttttttgtggtaaaatgaggtgcctcgacttatatgcgggtcgacttacacATGGTACATTAAAAAGGGCAAAAAAGACCATACAGTGGGAAAAAGGGGCACTGTTTGAATGACCCAAGTGCTTTAGAAATGGCTCATAAATGGATTTAAATAAGCCATCTGTATTAATTTACTTGGAAATGGGCTAACAAAGAATGACACTTGGTTTAGAATGGTAATCTAAAAGGTGGCATTAGAGTTACAGACCACCCAATCCGTAGGCTGCTGCCATTTTGCCGtatcacctccagagggctttccagtaaaatgaggaggcagaaaaagcaaaaaaaaacaattccactgctggaaagccctccatagggttaAATGGACTTacgccatccaaaagggtggcataacttcaTCTTCCATGCAGCAGGCATTCCCAGGGCCAGAGCCCAGTGAAAGCttactaatgttggctccatc of Sphaerodactylus townsendi isolate TG3544 linkage group LG03, MPM_Stown_v2.3, whole genome shotgun sequence contains these proteins:
- the CNOT8 gene encoding CCR4-NOT transcription complex subunit 8; the protein is MPAALAENSQVICEVWANNLEEEMRKIREIVLSYSYIAMDTEFPGVVVRPIGEFRSSIDYQYQLLRCNVDLLKIIQLGLTFTNEKGEYPAGINTWQFNFKFNLTEDMYSQDSIDLLASSGLQFQKHEEEGIDTLHFAELLMTSGVVLCDNVKWLSFHSGYDFGYMVKLLTDSRLPEEEHEFFHILNLFFPSIYDVKYLMKSCKNLKGGLQEVADQLDLQRIGRQHQAGSDSLLTGMAFFRMKELFFEDTIDDAKYCGRLYGLGTGVAQKQSEDVETAQEKMSILAIINNMQQ